One window of Acomys russatus chromosome 28, mAcoRus1.1, whole genome shotgun sequence genomic DNA carries:
- the Sdad1 gene encoding protein SDA1 homolog yields the protein MSGRNNNKLPSNLPQLQNLIKRDPPAYIEEFLQQHNHYKSNMEIFKLQPNKPSKDLAELVMFMAQIGHCYPEHLSNFPQELKDLLSYNHTVLDPDLRMTFCKALILLRNKNLINPSSLLELFFELLRCPDKLLRKTLYTHIVTDIKNINAKHKNNKVNVVLQNFMYTMLRDSNATAAKMSLDVMIELYRRNIWNDAKTVNVITTACFSKVTKILVAALTFFLGKDEEEKQDSDSEFEDDGPTARDLLVQYATGKKGSKNKKKLEKAMKVLKKQKKKKKPEVFNFSAIHLIHDPQDFAEKLLKQLESCKERFEVKMMLMNLISRLVGIHELFLFNFYPFVQRFLQPHQREVTKILLFAAQASHHLVPPEIIQSVLMTVANNFVTDKNSGEVMTVGINAIKEITARCPLAMTEDLLQDLAQYKTHRDKNVMMSARTLIHLFRTLNPQMLQKKFRGKPTEASIEAKIQEYGELDVKDYIPGAEVLEVEDEENAESGEDGWESASLSEEGEDGEWIDVHHSSDEEQQAITKKLDSMPMEERKAKATAVSTSRVLTQDDFQKIRMAQMKKEMHAAPGKAQKRKYIEIDSEEESRGELLSLRDIERLHKKPKSDKETRLATAMAGRTDRKEFVRKKTKINPFSSTTNKEKKKQKNFMMMRYSQNVRSKTARSFREKQLALRDALLKKRKRMK from the exons TTCCTGCAGCAGCATAATCACTATAAATCCAATATGGAGATTTTCAAGTTACAACCAAATAAGCCCAGCAAAGACCTGGCAGAGCTAGTCATGTTCATGGCACAG ATTGGCCACTGCTACCCAGAGCATCTCAGTAACTTCCCGCAGGAGCTGAAGGACCTGCTCTCCTACAATCACACTGTCTTGGATCCAGACCTCCGCATG ACGTTTTGCAAAGCCTTGATCTTGCTGAGGAATAAGAATCTCATCAACCCATCGAGTCTGCTAGAGCTCTTCTTCGAGCTCCTGCGCTGCCCGGACAAGCTCCTACGGAAG accctgtacacacacattgTGACTGACATCAAGAACATCAACGCCAAACACAAGAACAATAAAGTGAATGTG GTGCTGCAGAATTTCATGTACACCATGTTGAGAGACAGCAATGCGACTGCAGCCAAgatgtctttggatgtgatgaTCGAGCTCTACAGAAGGAACATCTG GAATGATGCCAAAACTGTCAATGTTATCACAACTGCATGTTTCTCCAAGGTCACCAAG ATCTTGGTCGCCGCTTTGACGTTCTTCCTCGGCAAAGACGAGGAAGAGAAGCAGGACAGTGACTCAGAATTCGAG GATGACGGACCCACGGCGAGAGACCTGCTAGTGCAGTACGCCACGGGGAAGAAGGGctccaaaaacaagaagaagTTGGAAAAGGCGATGAAAGTGCTGAAG aaacaaaagaagaagaagaaaccagaagtGTTTAACTTTTCAGCTATTCACTTGATTCATGATCCTCAAG ACTTTGCAGAGAAGCTTCTGAAGCAGCTGGAGAGCTGTAAGGAGAGGTTTGAAGTGAAGATGATGCTCATGAACCTCATCTCCAGATTGGTGGGAATTCACGAG CTTTTCCTCTTCAACTTCTACCCTTTTGTGCAACGGTTTCTGCAGCCCCACCAGAGAG aagtCACAAAGATCCTTCTGTTCGCTGCACAAGCCTCTCATCACCTAGTGCCTCCAGAG ATTATTCAGTCAGTGCTCATGACGGTGGCCAACAACTTTGTTACTGACAAGAACTCTGGAGAAGTCATGACCGTAGG aatCAATGCTATAAAGGAAATCACTGCTCGATGTCCTCTGGCCATGACTGAAGACCTCCTTCAGGACCTGGCTCAGTACAAGACACACAGAGATAAGA ATGTGATGATGTCTGCCAGAACCTTGATACATCTCTTCCGGACACTGAACCCTCAGATGCTGCAGAAGAAGTTCCGG GGCAAACCCACTGAGGCCTCCATCGAAGCAAAGATACAGGAGTATGGAGAGTTGGACGTGAAAGATTACATTCCAGGAGCGGAGGTTCTAGAAGTTGAGGATGAAGAGAATGCAGAAAGTGGTGAAG ATGGGTGGGAAAGTGCCAGCCTCAGCGAGGAGGGGGAGGATGGTGAGTGGATCGATGTGCACCACTcttctgatgaagaacagcaagCAATC ACCAAGAAACTGGACAGCATGCCCATGGAGGAGCGGAAAGCCAAAGCCACGGCCGTCAGCACCAGTCGCGTTTTAACGCAGGACGACTTCCAGAAGATCCGCATGGCCCAGATGAAGAAGGAAATGCATGCTGCCCCTGGGAAAGCCCAGAAGAGGAAATACATTGAAATCGACAGTGAGGAGGAGTCCAG GGGTGAATTGCTGTCTCTTCGGGACATTGAACGCCTTCACAAAAAGCCCAAGTCTGACAAGGAGACAAGACTAGCAACTGCAATG GCTGGAAGGACAGACCGAAAGGAGTTTGTgaggaagaaaaccaaaataaaccccttttcCAGTACcacaaataaagagaagaaaaaacagaagaacTTTATGATGATGCGATACAGCCAGAATGTCCGGTCAAAAACAGCGCGCTCCTTCCGGGAGAAGCAG CTAGCACTACGAGATGCACttttgaaaaagaggaaaagaatgaagtAA